A single region of the Globicephala melas chromosome 12, mGloMel1.2, whole genome shotgun sequence genome encodes:
- the GPATCH11 gene encoding G patch domain-containing protein 11, which yields MKLKMAEEEDYMSDSFINVQEDIRPGLPMLRQIREAHRKEEKQQEANLKNKRKSLKEEEQERRDIGLKNALGCENKGFALLQKMGYKSGQALGKSGDGIVEPIPLNVKTGKSGIGHEALLKRKAEEKLESYRRKIHMKKEVEERAAEQFRMRLKNKQDEMKLEGDLRRSQRACQQLDTQKNIQVPREAWYWLRLEEETEEEEEEEKEQDEDEYKSEDLSVLEKLQILTSYLREEHLYCIWCGTAYEDKEDLSSNCPGPTSADHD from the exons ATGAAGCTGAAAATGGCAGAAGAGGAGGACTATATGTCTGATTCCTTCATTAATGTCCA AGAAGATATCAGACCAGGCTTGCCAATGCTGAGGCAAATCCGAGAAGCCCAtcgaaaagaagaaaagcaacaggaagctaatttgaaaaataagcGGAAgagtttaaaagaagaagaacaagagAGACGTGACATTGGACTGAAGAATGCACTAGGCTGTGAAAACAAAGGGTTTGCTTTGCTCCAGAAGATGGGATATAAAAGTGGTCAGGCCCTCGGCAAAAGTG gagacgGTATTGTTGAACCAATTCCTCTTAATGTCAAAACAG GAAAAAGTGGCATTGGTCATGAGGCATTACTAAAACggaaagcagaggaaaaattGGAAAGCTACAGAAGAAAGATTCACATGAAAAAAGAAGTTGAAGAAAGAGCTGCAGAACAGTTTCG AATGCGACTTAAAAATAAGCAAGATGAAATGAAGCTAGAAGGAGATCTTAGAAGAAGCCAGAGAGCCTGTCAACAGTTGGATACTCAGAAG AATATTCAGGTTCCCAGGGAGGCATGGTACTGGTTGAGGcttgaagaggaaactgaagaagaggaagaggaagaaaaagaacaagatgaaGATGAATATAAGAGTGAAGACTTAAGT GTACtggaaaaattacaaatattgaCTAGTTATTTAAGAGAAGAACATCTGTATTGTATTTGGTGTGGAACAGCCTATGAAG ATAAAGAAGACCTGTCTTCAAATTGCCCAGGACCAACTTCTGCAGATCATGACTAA